In Acidimicrobiales bacterium, the following are encoded in one genomic region:
- a CDS encoding methionyl-tRNA formyltransferase, producing the protein MARLVFLGTPEIAVPALRALVGAGHDVALVVSRPDRRRGRGPQLSPSPVKAAAVELGLPVSAKVDDVLGVGAELGVVVAFGRLVKPHVLAHLDMVNVHFSLLPRWRGAAPVERAIIAGDAETGVCLMALEEGLDTGDVYACERVTIGSEETADELRQRLTEVGTQLLVTALEQGRESLPTPRPQTGEPTYAAKLDPAELALDWTRPAVELHRLIRVGRAWTTVRGRRLEVVRARVADGAASGPPGRLDGVIVATGEGKLELVEVKPEGRGVVPADSWLRGARLAGGEVLGS; encoded by the coding sequence CTGGCCCGGCTCGTCTTCCTCGGCACCCCGGAGATCGCCGTGCCGGCGCTCCGGGCCCTGGTCGGCGCCGGCCATGACGTCGCCCTGGTCGTCAGCCGACCGGACCGGCGCCGGGGTCGGGGACCGCAGCTGAGCCCCAGCCCGGTGAAGGCCGCGGCCGTGGAGCTCGGCCTCCCGGTGAGCGCCAAGGTCGACGACGTGCTGGGCGTCGGGGCCGAGCTGGGCGTGGTGGTGGCCTTCGGCCGGCTCGTCAAGCCCCACGTGCTGGCCCACCTGGACATGGTCAACGTCCACTTCTCGCTCCTCCCCCGATGGCGGGGGGCGGCGCCCGTCGAGCGGGCAATCATTGCCGGCGACGCCGAGACCGGCGTGTGCCTCATGGCACTGGAGGAGGGACTCGACACCGGCGACGTCTACGCCTGCGAGCGCGTCACCATCGGGTCCGAGGAGACGGCGGACGAGCTCCGGCAGCGGCTGACCGAGGTCGGGACCCAGCTGCTCGTGACGGCGCTCGAGCAGGGCCGGGAGAGCCTGCCGACACCGCGCCCGCAGACCGGCGAGCCGACCTACGCGGCCAAGCTCGATCCCGCCGAGCTCGCTCTGGACTGGACCCGACCGGCTGTCGAGCTCCACCGGTTGATCCGCGTGGGCCGGGCCTGGACCACGGTGCGGGGCCGACGCCTCGAGGTGGTCCGGGCGCGGGTGGCGGACGGCGCAGCTTCGGGACCGCCGGGCCGCCTCGACGGAGTGATCGTGGCGACGGGCGAAGGCAAGCTGGAGCTGGTGGAAGTGAAGCCGGAGGGCCGCGGCGTCGTCCCCGCTGACTCGTGGCTTCGAGGCGCCCGCCTGGCGGGCGGGGAGGTTCTCGGCTCGTGA